One part of the Bradyrhizobium sp. CB1650 genome encodes these proteins:
- a CDS encoding ABC transporter substrate-binding protein, whose translation MIRYRRRTLLQAGAAFAGASALGFPAIVRAQAEKIRIGHLTPLTGFLGVIGSYAQLGVKLAAEEINQSGGVLGKQIDLVSEDSINPATAATKAQRMMEQDGAVVLLGEISSASSLTIMQVAERNKKVFFSTGARSDALRGKNCNKYSFHCDIPNTVMVNAVGTALSQKGMVKGKKFFTLTADYIFGHDLLKAAKVFFGAHDANLIGDELIATDVTDFSPYLLKVRQAKPDVVCCNLAGNQVTNLVKQYAEFGLPYPLVGFNLNTGDAWAAGAGNLSGTWPTVWYHTLNNPASQAFVAAFTKKYGKPPENHAWIEYVTLKLLAEAINTTKSTDSNELIAYFEKQTQFDVMKARKAYFRSWDHQMVQEAYPFTVKPKDQMKDQWDMLVLGEAVPAANDPLEQIYPTKEQNPCEMKA comes from the coding sequence ATGATCCGCTACCGCCGACGGACGTTGTTACAGGCGGGCGCAGCCTTCGCAGGCGCGTCCGCGCTCGGGTTTCCGGCGATCGTGAGGGCGCAGGCCGAGAAGATCCGGATCGGGCATCTGACACCGCTGACCGGCTTTCTCGGCGTGATCGGCAGCTACGCACAGTTGGGCGTGAAGCTTGCGGCGGAGGAGATCAACCAGTCCGGCGGCGTTCTCGGCAAGCAGATCGACCTGGTTTCGGAGGACTCGATCAACCCTGCGACGGCCGCCACCAAGGCGCAGCGCATGATGGAGCAGGACGGTGCGGTGGTGCTGCTCGGCGAGATCTCGTCGGCCTCCTCACTCACCATCATGCAGGTCGCCGAGCGCAACAAGAAGGTGTTCTTCTCGACCGGCGCGCGGTCGGACGCGCTGCGCGGCAAGAACTGCAACAAATATTCCTTCCACTGCGACATCCCCAACACCGTGATGGTCAACGCGGTCGGCACCGCGCTGTCGCAGAAGGGCATGGTGAAGGGCAAGAAATTCTTCACACTCACGGCCGACTACATCTTCGGCCACGACCTTTTGAAGGCGGCGAAAGTGTTCTTCGGCGCGCACGACGCCAACCTGATCGGCGACGAGCTGATCGCGACGGACGTCACCGACTTCAGCCCGTATCTCCTGAAAGTGAGGCAGGCCAAGCCCGACGTGGTCTGCTGCAACCTCGCCGGTAACCAGGTCACCAATCTCGTCAAGCAATATGCCGAGTTCGGCCTGCCCTATCCGCTGGTCGGCTTCAACCTCAACACCGGCGATGCCTGGGCCGCGGGCGCCGGCAATCTCAGCGGCACCTGGCCGACGGTCTGGTATCACACGCTGAACAATCCGGCATCGCAGGCCTTCGTCGCGGCGTTCACCAAGAAGTACGGCAAGCCGCCGGAGAATCACGCCTGGATCGAATATGTGACGCTCAAGCTGCTGGCGGAGGCGATCAACACGACCAAGTCGACCGACAGCAATGAGCTGATCGCCTATTTCGAGAAGCAGACGCAGTTCGACGTCATGAAGGCGCGCAAGGCCTATTTCCGCTCCTGGGATCACCAGATGGTGCAGGAGGCCTATCCGTTCACCGTCAAGCCGAAGGACCAGATGAAGGACCAGTGGGACATGCTGGTGCTGGGCGAAGCGGTACCCGCAGCGAACGATCCGCTGGAACAGATCTATCCGACCAAGGAACAGAACCCCTGCGAGATGAAGGCCTGA
- a CDS encoding branched-chain amino acid ABC transporter ATP-binding protein/permease produces MTRTSAIDRLKPLLIATVAVIALPFVLKALGLSVNTGTWIVGLAIATMGLNLCIGYTGLVSFGHSAWFGIGAYAAGLIQLRFFPGEIWLPLLFSMIVVAIASTVIGVLILRRRGVYFSLLTLALAALVYTTAFRWTSLTGGEDGLGGLKRGDIGPIDLDNALNYYALVAGLGLIALYVLMRLVRSPFGHVLVAIRENQLRASFQGYPVERYKLVVFVISAVVTGLAGALIAFLNYLVSAEAVSVPFAGELLAMVVIGGMRSLLGPALGALFFILFRELFSIWTSDWLFWFGLTFVAFVMYSPGGLVGIGALVMRHFRPAAEESAAMSRRRIYDGLPLPDFLRPAARQRTVLEVRGVSRKFGGIRAVENASITVAAGEIHALIGPNGAGKTTLFNLVSGLYAPDRGTIRLNGRDIAGVPANLICHQGLARSFQITNLFRGLTIYENLRLSLQARRAMRFNVWNDIDAYEEIHAETAALIKFLGLEGIEAIEGGELSYGGQRLVDLGIALGSKPQVLLLDEPLAGLAAAERERVSNLVKNIAANIPVLIVEHDIDRVLGFSSVVTVMNQGEVLMSDCPKAVRADLRVQEIYTGKGIPAVEHHRSDEMAGARESVLRLDRVNTFYGKSHVLNDAALDVREGEIVALLGRNGAGKSTLLKTIAGLVPAASGSISYRGDDIASLPAPDIARRGIGYVPQGRGLFAGMTVRENLALGRLARKTDGSDGVVWNEEQILHYFPRLKERMNVAADYLSGGEQQMVAVARAMSGNVRLLLLDEPFEGLAPAVTLELFKVFDQLRRHMSIVIVEHNLDLVLALADRVFALERGAVFHQGPAAPLLNDLGYRKQILWL; encoded by the coding sequence ATGACCCGCACCTCTGCCATCGACAGACTCAAGCCGCTGCTGATCGCGACGGTCGCGGTGATCGCCCTGCCTTTCGTGCTGAAAGCGCTCGGCTTGTCGGTGAACACCGGCACCTGGATCGTCGGGCTTGCGATCGCCACCATGGGGCTCAACCTCTGCATCGGCTATACCGGCCTCGTCTCGTTCGGCCACAGCGCCTGGTTCGGCATCGGTGCCTACGCCGCCGGCCTGATCCAGCTTCGCTTCTTCCCCGGCGAGATCTGGCTGCCGCTGCTTTTCTCGATGATCGTGGTCGCGATCGCATCGACCGTGATCGGCGTGCTGATCCTGCGCCGGCGCGGCGTGTACTTCTCGCTGCTGACGCTCGCGCTGGCCGCGCTCGTCTACACCACCGCCTTCCGCTGGACGAGCCTGACCGGCGGCGAGGACGGGCTGGGCGGACTGAAGCGCGGCGATATCGGCCCCATCGATCTCGACAACGCGCTCAACTACTACGCCCTCGTCGCGGGACTTGGGCTGATCGCGCTCTATGTCCTCATGCGTCTCGTGCGCTCGCCGTTCGGCCACGTGCTGGTAGCGATCCGCGAGAACCAGTTGCGCGCGAGCTTTCAAGGTTATCCGGTCGAGCGCTACAAGCTCGTCGTGTTCGTGATCTCGGCCGTCGTGACCGGCCTTGCCGGCGCGCTGATCGCGTTCCTGAACTACCTCGTCTCGGCCGAAGCCGTTTCGGTCCCATTTGCCGGCGAGCTCCTGGCGATGGTCGTTATCGGCGGCATGCGCAGCCTGCTGGGCCCAGCGCTCGGCGCGCTGTTCTTCATCCTGTTCCGCGAGCTGTTCTCGATCTGGACGTCGGACTGGCTGTTCTGGTTCGGACTCACCTTCGTGGCTTTCGTGATGTATTCGCCGGGCGGCCTCGTCGGCATCGGCGCGCTGGTCATGCGGCACTTCCGTCCCGCTGCGGAAGAATCCGCCGCGATGAGCCGGCGCAGGATCTATGACGGCCTGCCGTTGCCGGATTTCCTACGGCCGGCGGCGCGACAACGTACCGTGCTCGAGGTCCGCGGCGTCTCCAGAAAGTTCGGCGGCATCCGTGCGGTCGAGAATGCGAGCATCACCGTCGCCGCCGGCGAGATCCACGCGCTGATCGGACCGAACGGCGCCGGCAAGACCACGCTGTTCAACCTGGTCTCCGGCCTCTACGCGCCGGACCGGGGCACGATCCGACTCAACGGCCGCGACATCGCCGGCGTGCCGGCGAATTTGATCTGCCACCAGGGGCTGGCGCGCTCGTTCCAGATCACCAACCTGTTCCGCGGCCTGACCATCTACGAGAACCTGCGCCTGTCGCTGCAGGCGCGGCGTGCCATGCGCTTCAACGTCTGGAACGACATCGATGCCTACGAGGAGATCCACGCGGAGACCGCCGCGCTGATCAAGTTTCTCGGGCTCGAAGGCATCGAGGCGATCGAGGGCGGCGAGCTCTCCTATGGCGGGCAGCGGCTGGTCGATCTCGGCATCGCGCTCGGTTCCAAGCCGCAGGTGCTGCTGCTCGACGAGCCGCTCGCCGGTCTTGCCGCCGCCGAGCGCGAGCGCGTGTCCAATCTCGTCAAGAACATCGCCGCCAACATTCCCGTGCTGATCGTCGAGCACGATATCGACCGCGTGCTCGGCTTCTCGTCCGTCGTCACCGTGATGAACCAGGGCGAGGTGCTGATGTCCGACTGCCCGAAGGCGGTGCGGGCCGATCTGCGCGTGCAGGAGATCTATACCGGCAAGGGCATTCCCGCCGTCGAGCATCACCGCAGCGACGAGATGGCCGGCGCGCGCGAGAGCGTCCTGCGCCTCGATCGCGTCAACACCTTCTACGGCAAGAGCCACGTCCTCAACGACGCCGCGCTCGACGTGCGCGAGGGCGAGATCGTTGCCCTCTTGGGACGCAACGGCGCCGGCAAGTCGACGCTGCTGAAGACCATCGCCGGTCTGGTGCCGGCCGCAAGCGGCAGCATCAGCTATCGCGGCGACGACATCGCAAGCCTCCCCGCGCCCGACATCGCCCGCCGCGGCATCGGCTACGTGCCGCAGGGCCGCGGCCTGTTCGCCGGCATGACCGTGCGCGAAAACCTCGCGCTTGGCCGGCTCGCGCGCAAGACCGACGGCAGCGACGGCGTGGTCTGGAACGAAGAGCAGATCCTGCACTATTTCCCGCGCCTGAAGGAGCGCATGAACGTTGCCGCCGACTATCTCTCCGGCGGCGAGCAGCAGATGGTGGCGGTCGCCCGCGCGATGTCCGGCAATGTGCGCCTCTTGCTGCTCGACGAGCCGTTCGAGGGCTTGGCTCCGGCCGTGACGCTGGAGCTGTTCAAGGTGTTCGACCAGCTCCGCCGGCACATGTCGATCGTGATCGTCGAGCACAATCTCGATCTCGTGCTCGCACTCGCCGACCGCGTCTTCGCGCTCGAGCGCGGCGCAGTCTTCCATCAGGGACCAGCGGCGCCGCTGTTGAACGATCTCGGCTATCGCAAGCAGATTCTGTGGCTGTGA
- a CDS encoding ABC transporter permease subunit produces MSSVIDEVPRPSEKSGFGFFESTTTRSLIGGLSVAAAWSMVAALTAFWPDKPESDWAYTGGFAIACGALALALALAAFAGVRFVAFQRLQRLSPWLFALALFLAAWEAVTAKLGLLPLPFFPPPQAIVEVAIDDWGRLAEGIFASARLLAIGYFFGATVGFVTGVAIGWSRLAGYWIHPVLRFIGPLPATAWLPLAFFVFPSSFSASIFLIALATAFPVTVLTWSGVACVKSTYYDIARTLGATQRFLVLKVAIPAAMPHVFVGLFMGLGNSFAVLVVAEMLGVKAGLGWYLQWAQGWAAYANMYAALLLMAFLCSGLITLLFRLRDRLLSWQKGLVRW; encoded by the coding sequence GTGAGCTCGGTCATCGATGAAGTGCCGAGGCCATCAGAGAAATCGGGTTTCGGCTTTTTTGAAAGTACGACCACTCGGTCGTTAATCGGCGGACTGTCTGTTGCCGCCGCATGGTCTATGGTCGCCGCGCTCACTGCATTCTGGCCGGATAAGCCCGAGAGCGATTGGGCCTACACCGGCGGCTTCGCCATTGCCTGCGGCGCATTGGCCCTTGCGCTTGCCTTGGCGGCCTTTGCCGGCGTTCGTTTTGTTGCTTTTCAGCGTCTCCAACGGCTTTCTCCGTGGCTGTTCGCGCTCGCGCTGTTTTTGGCTGCCTGGGAGGCCGTCACAGCAAAGCTTGGATTGCTGCCGTTGCCGTTTTTTCCGCCGCCGCAGGCCATTGTCGAAGTCGCAATCGACGATTGGGGCCGGCTGGCTGAAGGCATTTTCGCCTCAGCTCGTCTGCTGGCGATCGGTTATTTTTTTGGTGCGACGGTGGGGTTCGTGACCGGCGTCGCGATCGGCTGGTCGCGGCTCGCCGGTTATTGGATCCATCCGGTTTTGCGGTTCATCGGGCCGCTGCCCGCGACAGCTTGGCTGCCGCTCGCATTTTTCGTTTTCCCGTCGAGCTTCAGCGCCAGCATTTTCCTGATTGCGCTTGCCACCGCCTTTCCGGTCACCGTGCTCACCTGGTCGGGCGTCGCCTGCGTGAAGAGCACCTATTACGACATTGCGCGGACATTGGGAGCAACCCAGCGCTTCCTCGTGCTCAAAGTTGCCATTCCGGCGGCGATGCCACACGTCTTTGTCGGCCTGTTCATGGGTCTCGGCAACTCGTTTGCGGTCCTTGTCGTTGCCGAGATGCTGGGCGTGAAGGCGGGGCTCGGCTGGTATCTGCAATGGGCGCAGGGTTGGGCGGCCTATGCCAATATGTACGCCGCGCTGCTGCTCATGGCGTTCTTGTGCTCCGGGCTGATCACGCTGCTGTTCCGCTTGCGGGACCGCCTGCTATCCTGGCAGAAAGGTCTGGTGCGATGGTAG
- a CDS encoding HGGxSTG domain-containing protein — MLLSARCGARTRSGNACRAPAVHGKPRCRMHGGAAGCGAPRGNRNARKHGLYTKDAIAERTQVQTLLDEARKLLGDLLPQQMS; from the coding sequence ATGCTGTTGAGCGCACGGTGCGGCGCCAGAACCCGCAGCGGCAACGCTTGCCGCGCGCCGGCGGTACACGGCAAGCCGCGCTGCCGTATGCACGGAGGCGCGGCGGGATGCGGCGCGCCAAGAGGAAACCGGAATGCGCGGAAGCATGGGCTGTACACCAAGGATGCAATTGCCGAGCGAACGCAAGTCCAGACGTTGCTGGACGAAGCGCGGAAGCTGCTGGGGGATCTGCTACCGCAACAGATGAGCTAG
- a CDS encoding ABC transporter ATP-binding protein, producing MVAAIASDHVVRGSTLTLREVSHCFDLEGQPLPVLDRISLQVGRGEFVALLGPSGCGKSTLLRLVAGLDTPTAGSLLAEGKEIEAPDPSRVVVFQDPTLYPWRTVRSNVALGLEARGLLRTHGGRIEEALRLVGLTGFANAYPHQLSGGMAQRAALARALVNDPKLLILDEPLGQLDSLTRIAMQAELVSLWQRSGFTALLVTHDVEEALLLAGRVIVLSDRPARIKAEVVNGQPHPRHRGDPLFVELRREVFEHLGLDEAW from the coding sequence ATGGTAGCGGCGATCGCAAGCGATCACGTGGTCCGTGGATCGACGCTAACGCTCCGCGAAGTGAGCCATTGCTTCGATCTCGAAGGGCAGCCCTTGCCGGTATTGGACCGCATCAGCCTTCAGGTCGGCCGCGGCGAATTTGTCGCTCTCCTTGGACCGAGTGGGTGCGGAAAATCGACCCTGCTGCGGCTCGTCGCGGGGCTCGACACGCCAACAGCCGGCTCCCTGCTAGCGGAGGGAAAGGAAATCGAAGCACCCGATCCGTCGCGCGTCGTCGTTTTTCAAGACCCTACGCTCTATCCATGGCGGACGGTACGGAGCAACGTTGCGCTCGGTCTGGAAGCCCGCGGGCTGCTACGCACCCATGGCGGACGTATCGAAGAGGCGTTGCGCCTGGTGGGGCTCACGGGCTTCGCCAATGCCTACCCGCACCAGCTTTCCGGTGGCATGGCGCAACGCGCGGCTCTGGCACGTGCGCTTGTCAACGACCCGAAACTGCTCATTCTCGACGAACCTTTGGGCCAGCTCGACTCGCTGACGCGCATCGCGATGCAGGCTGAACTCGTATCACTTTGGCAGCGCTCGGGCTTCACGGCGCTGCTGGTCACGCACGATGTCGAGGAGGCGCTCTTGCTCGCCGGCCGCGTCATCGTGCTGAGCGACCGACCTGCACGGATCAAGGCCGAAGTCGTCAACGGCCAGCCCCATCCTCGCCACCGGGGCGATCCGCTCTTCGTTGAGCTTCGTCGCGAGGTGTTCGAGCATCTCGGCCTCGATGAGGCATGGTAG
- a CDS encoding tripartite tricarboxylate transporter substrate binding protein — translation MQRTVRLLAVIAGLCVSALSTAADAQKYPARPVKIMVGFSAGGPVDVVARIIGDRLGNKLGQPFVVENRAGANGMIAAEVVAHADPDGQTILACNSSTITLNKTLFKDARYDPQADFAPLTTVVSAPLVLVVNPENPKTANIKSVADLVAAAKAAPGELAYGSGGNGNLAHLAMELLSQRAGIKMIHVPYRGGSASEVAVLAQEVLAVFDPLSAVPLVKAGKLRALAVSSAERLPSLPDVPTVAEAGYPGFDISFWVGFFLPKATPAPIVEALHREILAAAADPVLQERLGTQGVVSVLSPADYAAKIARETKELAEVVAAANIKSD, via the coding sequence ATGCAACGAACGGTTCGCCTGCTGGCTGTCATCGCCGGATTGTGCGTGTCCGCGCTATCGACGGCGGCCGACGCCCAAAAATATCCGGCACGTCCGGTCAAGATCATGGTCGGCTTCAGCGCGGGAGGTCCGGTCGACGTGGTGGCGCGCATCATCGGCGACCGGCTCGGCAACAAGCTCGGGCAGCCCTTCGTGGTCGAGAACCGGGCAGGGGCCAACGGCATGATCGCCGCCGAGGTGGTGGCGCATGCCGATCCCGACGGGCAGACGATCCTCGCCTGCAATTCATCCACGATCACGCTCAACAAGACGTTGTTCAAGGATGCCCGCTACGATCCGCAAGCCGACTTCGCGCCGCTCACCACCGTCGTGTCCGCGCCGCTGGTGCTGGTGGTCAATCCGGAGAATCCCAAGACCGCCAACATCAAGTCCGTGGCCGATCTCGTTGCCGCGGCGAAGGCCGCGCCGGGCGAGCTCGCTTACGGCTCGGGCGGCAACGGCAACCTTGCGCATCTCGCGATGGAGCTGCTGAGCCAGCGTGCCGGCATCAAGATGATCCACGTGCCTTATCGCGGTGGTTCGGCGTCGGAGGTCGCGGTCCTCGCGCAGGAGGTGTTGGCGGTGTTCGATCCGCTCTCCGCGGTGCCGCTGGTCAAGGCCGGCAAGCTGCGGGCGCTCGCGGTGTCCTCGGCCGAGCGGTTGCCGTCGCTGCCTGACGTGCCGACCGTCGCGGAAGCCGGCTATCCAGGTTTCGACATCAGCTTCTGGGTCGGCTTCTTCCTGCCGAAGGCGACGCCCGCGCCGATCGTCGAGGCGCTGCATCGGGAGATTTTGGCAGCGGCGGCTGATCCGGTGTTGCAGGAGCGGCTGGGGACGCAGGGCGTCGTGTCCGTGCTCAGCCCCGCCGACTACGCAGCCAAGATCGCAAGGGAGACGAAAGAGCTCGCCGAAGTCGTGGCGGCGGCCAACATCAAGTCGGATTGA
- a CDS encoding ABC transporter substrate-binding protein, which yields MEKREIGNSLTKDLTEAKRGAFSRRSVLTLVCTFGAAAPFGMFGAARALTASGTGSLSYIPGESFICRSAANGEELQGPPRQLKLAWNANAACTVAAAVAKERGIFAKHNLDVDFVNFGGSTDQLLEAIATGKADAGLGLALRWLKPLEQGFDVRITAGVHGGCIRLLGSKAANIDRLESLRGKAIAISDQASPAKNFFSIYLAKKGIDPAQEVEWRQYPANLLALAVDKGEVQALAEIDPLPYLWLKEGKLNEIATNLSGEFADRTCCVLAIRGSLTRTEMPVAAALTRSILEAADRVASDPADAAAIYSGYGGRGSIEDLATMYRSHTHHNHPVGATLKKQLLLYTDELKAVNVIKRSTDPIKFADRIYLDVLS from the coding sequence ATGGAAAAGCGCGAAATTGGCAACAGCTTGACGAAAGATCTGACCGAAGCAAAGCGGGGCGCCTTCTCCCGCCGCTCGGTGCTGACGTTGGTTTGCACCTTCGGCGCCGCGGCGCCGTTTGGAATGTTCGGAGCGGCTCGCGCGCTGACGGCATCCGGGACTGGATCGCTGTCTTATATTCCTGGCGAGTCTTTTATTTGCCGCAGCGCTGCGAATGGTGAAGAGCTGCAGGGCCCACCTCGACAACTAAAACTCGCCTGGAACGCGAACGCAGCGTGCACGGTCGCTGCGGCAGTCGCAAAGGAACGGGGTATCTTCGCCAAGCACAACCTCGATGTCGACTTCGTCAATTTCGGCGGTTCGACCGACCAGTTGTTGGAGGCGATTGCAACTGGCAAGGCGGATGCCGGTTTGGGATTGGCCCTGCGCTGGCTCAAACCGCTGGAGCAGGGTTTCGACGTTCGGATCACCGCGGGTGTGCACGGCGGCTGCATCCGGCTCCTCGGCTCCAAGGCTGCGAATATTGACCGCCTGGAGTCCCTGCGCGGCAAGGCTATCGCAATTAGCGATCAGGCGAGCCCTGCGAAGAACTTCTTTTCGATCTACCTCGCCAAGAAGGGCATCGATCCGGCCCAGGAGGTAGAGTGGCGCCAGTACCCGGCCAATCTGCTCGCGCTTGCCGTCGATAAGGGCGAAGTGCAGGCGCTAGCCGAGATAGATCCACTGCCCTATCTCTGGCTTAAGGAAGGCAAGCTTAACGAGATCGCGACGAACCTATCGGGTGAATTCGCCGACCGCACCTGCTGCGTTCTCGCGATACGTGGCAGCCTCACCCGAACCGAAATGCCGGTTGCGGCCGCTTTGACACGATCGATACTGGAGGCGGCAGACCGGGTCGCCAGCGATCCCGCCGATGCCGCAGCAATCTATTCGGGCTACGGCGGGAGAGGGTCCATAGAGGATCTCGCCACTATGTATCGCAGCCATACTCACCACAATCATCCCGTCGGGGCGACGCTCAAGAAGCAACTTCTGCTCTACACCGATGAACTCAAGGCAGTGAACGTCATCAAGCGAAGCACGGACCCGATCAAGTTCGCAGACCGGATCTATCTTGACGTTCTTAGCTGA
- a CDS encoding ester cyclase produces the protein MGKEENNKAVVGRWFTDFWGKNVNLGVIDEIAAPDMLLKYSLHEPRRGRDDIKAFMTDFRAAFPDLNFWGTADLIAEGDYVVGQWEGGGTHTGPAFADFLAGGLPAATGRKMHFTGTTVLKVIDGRIVEEIGLDDGVTALTQLGLIKKAA, from the coding sequence ATGGGCAAAGAAGAAAACAACAAGGCCGTTGTCGGCCGCTGGTTCACCGATTTCTGGGGCAAGAACGTCAACCTCGGGGTCATCGATGAAATCGCTGCCCCTGACATGCTGCTGAAATACTCCCTGCACGAACCCCGCCGCGGCCGAGACGACATCAAGGCGTTCATGACGGACTTCCGCGCCGCGTTCCCGGATCTCAACTTCTGGGGCACCGCTGACCTGATCGCCGAGGGCGACTATGTCGTCGGTCAATGGGAAGGCGGCGGCACTCACACGGGGCCGGCATTCGCTGACTTCCTGGCGGGCGGCCTGCCGGCGGCAACCGGCCGCAAGATGCATTTCACCGGCACCACTGTCCTGAAGGTCATCGACGGCAGAATCGTCGAGGAAATCGGCCTTGACGACGGCGTGACCGCGCTGACCCAACTTGGCCTGATCAAGAAGGCTGCATAG
- a CDS encoding branched-chain amino acid ABC transporter permease — protein sequence MQFEFLLEQVVNGLVLGGYYLLIALGLSLIFSVGGIVNLAHGAFYALGAYVFVELVKHLGFGASIVISPLAVALLGILFERFILRRFYTADPILSLLVTFGLAMVAEQAIRMIWGAAPVSTEIPQSFRGSVIVGDFLFSRYRLLILGVVAAVLLGIWLLLHKTSFGRVVRAGIQRPDMVAALGIRLQPYMTAIVMLGVGMAALGGAFFAPITTVHPAMGAEIMTVAFVVVVIGGLGSFWGVVIAALLVGVVRGIAIHFEPAAGEASIYILMFLVLLVRPRGLLGERIEKFE from the coding sequence ATGCAGTTCGAGTTCTTGCTGGAACAGGTGGTGAATGGCCTCGTGCTCGGAGGCTATTACCTCCTCATCGCGCTCGGGCTGTCGCTGATCTTTTCCGTCGGCGGCATCGTCAACCTCGCGCATGGCGCCTTCTATGCGCTGGGCGCCTATGTCTTCGTCGAGCTGGTCAAGCATCTCGGCTTCGGCGCCTCCATCGTGATCTCGCCGCTCGCGGTCGCCCTGCTCGGCATCCTCTTTGAACGCTTCATCCTGCGCCGCTTCTACACGGCCGACCCGATCCTGAGCCTGCTCGTGACCTTCGGCTTGGCGATGGTCGCCGAACAGGCGATCCGCATGATCTGGGGCGCCGCGCCCGTCTCGACCGAGATCCCGCAGAGTTTTCGCGGCTCGGTGATCGTCGGCGATTTCCTGTTCTCGCGTTATCGCCTGCTGATCCTTGGCGTGGTCGCCGCCGTGCTGCTCGGGATCTGGCTTTTGCTGCACAAGACCTCGTTCGGGCGCGTGGTGCGCGCCGGCATCCAGCGGCCGGACATGGTCGCCGCGCTCGGCATCCGCCTGCAGCCCTACATGACTGCGATCGTCATGCTCGGCGTCGGCATGGCCGCGCTCGGCGGTGCCTTCTTCGCGCCGATCACGACCGTGCATCCGGCGATGGGCGCCGAGATCATGACGGTGGCCTTCGTCGTCGTCGTGATCGGCGGGCTCGGCAGCTTCTGGGGCGTCGTCATCGCCGCCCTCCTCGTCGGCGTCGTGCGCGGCATCGCGATTCATTTCGAGCCGGCCGCCGGCGAGGCCTCGATCTACATCCTGATGTTCCTGGTGCTGCTGGTGCGCCCGCGCGGCCTGCTCGGCGAACGCATCGAGAAGTTCGAATGA
- a CDS encoding nuclear transport factor 2 family protein, whose protein sequence is MQKAVTELFNRYERETNAALAGKPDMEAISDLYDGNFIGASPFGIMTGRKDSAFVKALTAGFDRYRAIGTREMAVCDISVESIDTLHALARVNWRATYDLEGTQKSIDFTNIYLVRVDDGGARVFGWITGDEDAELRRQGIID, encoded by the coding sequence ATGCAGAAAGCCGTGACTGAGCTGTTCAATCGATATGAGCGCGAAACCAACGCAGCTCTGGCCGGCAAACCGGACATGGAAGCGATCAGCGATCTTTACGACGGCAATTTCATCGGGGCCTCACCATTCGGGATCATGACAGGCAGGAAGGACAGTGCATTCGTAAAGGCCCTGACAGCCGGCTTCGACCGCTATCGCGCGATCGGCACGCGAGAGATGGCAGTCTGCGACATTTCGGTGGAATCCATCGACACGCTTCATGCGCTCGCCCGCGTGAATTGGCGGGCTACATATGATCTCGAGGGTACTCAGAAGTCGATCGACTTCACGAACATCTATCTGGTGAGAGTAGACGACGGTGGTGCGAGAGTATTCGGGTGGATCACCGGCGATGAAGATGCCGAGTTGCGCAGGCAGGGTATCATCGATTGA